GCTACTTGCCAAAACTTTGTGTAAACTAGGCGTATGAAATGGACGCAAACCCTCCTACGTCGCAAAACCCTGGACCGCATTCTGGAGCAAGAGGCCACCCGGCCCGAGGGCGAGCGCATGCACCGGCGCATGACTGTGCGCGACCTTACGGCCTTTGGCCTTGCTGCCATCATTGGCTCGGGCATTTACAGCGCCATTGGCGAGGCCGTATTTCAGGGCGGGCCGGCCACCAGCCTGCTGTATGTATTCACCGCCCTGGCCTGTGGGTTGGCAGCCCTGTGCTATGCCGAGTTTGCCAGCCTCATCCCCATCAGCGGGTCGGCCTACACGTATAGCTATGCAGCCTTTGGCGAGCTGTTTGCCTGGATCATCGGCTGGGATTTGATCATCGAATACGGGATTGGCAACATTGCGGTAGCCATCAGCTGGAGCGACTACTTCACCCAGCTGTGGAGCAGTGTACCCGGCCTGCACTGGCCTGCGTGGCTCGGCATGGATGCCCTGAGCGCCGCGAACGGACATGAAAAGGCCGAGGCGTTGCTTGCCGCGGGCCAGCCCCTGCCAGCCTACCTGGCCGAGGCCCGTGCGGCCTGGCAGCAGGCCCCTGTACTGCTGGGCCTGCCGCTTATACTGGACCTGCCTGCCCTGCTGATTGTGGCCCTGATAACCTACATTGCCTACATCGGCATCCGCGAGAGCAAGCGGGCCGGAAACCTGATGGTGGCCGTAAAGCTGCTGGTACTGCTGGTGGTGGTGGTGCTGGGAGCCTTCTTTATCGATACCCAAAACTGGCAACCCTTTGCCCCGCGTGGCTGGGCCGGGGTGATGGGGGGCGTGGCTGCCGTCTTCTTTGCCTACATCGGCTTCGATGCCATCAGCACCACAGCCGAGGAGGCCAAAAACCCCCAGCGAGACCTGCCACGGGCTACACTCTACAGCCTGGGCATCAGCACCCTACTCTACGTTCTGGTGGTGCTGGTACTCACGGGCATGGTGCCCTTTACCGAGCTAAAGGTGGGCGATCCACTGGCCTACGTGTTCGAATACGTGGGCCTGGGGTGGATGAGCGGCATTATAGCGGTGAGCGCCGTTTTTGCCATTGCCAGTGTGCTGCTGGTTTTTCAGGTAGGGCAGCCGCGCATCTGGATGAGCATGAGCCGCGATGGTCTACTGCCCCCCCGCTTTGGACGACTACATCCCCGTTTTCGCACCCCGGGCTTCAGCACCATCATGACGGGGCTACTGGTGGGTCTTCCGCTCCTGTTTGTAAACCTGGAGGAGATGCTTAACCTCAGCTCCATTGGTACCCTCTTCGCCTTTGTGCTGGTGTGTGGTGGCATCCTGCGCCTGCACCAGGATGAGGCCTACCGCAAGCATCCAAACCGCCGCTTCCGGCTGCCTTATATATCGGCCCGGGCACCCATGCCCCTGCTGTACATGGTTGGCTGGTATGTGGTGGCCCTACAGGCCCCCCAGGCCATCGAGCATTTCTTTGCCCCCACCAGCCTGTACGAGATGCTGCCCACCTACCTGTTTGTACTGGTAGTAACCGGGCTTACGGTCTGGGCTTTCCTCCGTAGCCTGAGC
The DNA window shown above is from Bacteroidota bacterium and carries:
- a CDS encoding amino acid permease, which encodes MKWTQTLLRRKTLDRILEQEATRPEGERMHRRMTVRDLTAFGLAAIIGSGIYSAIGEAVFQGGPATSLLYVFTALACGLAALCYAEFASLIPISGSAYTYSYAAFGELFAWIIGWDLIIEYGIGNIAVAISWSDYFTQLWSSVPGLHWPAWLGMDALSAANGHEKAEALLAAGQPLPAYLAEARAAWQQAPVLLGLPLILDLPALLIVALITYIAYIGIRESKRAGNLMVAVKLLVLLVVVVLGAFFIDTQNWQPFAPRGWAGVMGGVAAVFFAYIGFDAISTTAEEAKNPQRDLPRATLYSLGISTLLYVLVVLVLTGMVPFTELKVGDPLAYVFEYVGLGWMSGIIAVSAVFAIASVLLVFQVGQPRIWMSMSRDGLLPPRFGRLHPRFRTPGFSTIMTGLLVGLPLLFVNLEEMLNLSSIGTLFAFVLVCGGILRLHQDEAYRKHPNRRFRLPYISARAPMPLLYMVGWYVVALQAPQAIEHFFAPTSLYEMLPTYLFVLVVTGLTVWAFLRSLSLIPLLGLICCLYLMSQLHVSNWLRFLLWLAVGLVIYFGYGRRHSRLNAATTPPAA